Within the Pengzhenrongella sicca genome, the region ATCCGTCCTCGACGTCCGGCTACCTCTTCCCGAGCTACAACCTGATCGAGGCGGGCATCGACCCGGAGCTCGACATCACCCCGGTCTTCGTCGGCAAGCACGACGTGTCGGTGCAGAAGGTCGCCCAGGGCATCGAGTGCGAGGTCGGCTTCGCCGAGGACTCCGAGGTCGCCAAGTCCGACGAGGTGACCTCGATCCTGCGGACCCAGGTCCCCGGCGCGCCGATCGTCGTGTCCGACGTCCTGCCCGAGGACCTCAGGACGCAGCTGACCGACACCCTGAGCCACGTGACCATCGACGAGATCATCGCCTCCGGCATCGAGTCCGCCGACACCGACGGCTTCCGCTCGGTGTTCTACGCCACCGAGCCCGTGGACGACGCGTACTACGACACGATCCGCGACATCTGCGAGGTCACGAACGCCACGCAGTGCCAGGGCTGACAGTGCTTCCCCGGCGCCAGACCCAGGCGACGGGAGCGACGTCGTCGGCCGGAGCAGGTGGCCCCGCGGCCGTCGTGGAGCTCGCCGGCGTCTCGAAGTCGTTCGGGTCGACCCGCGCGCTCGACGACGTGAGCCTCACCGTCGCGCCCGGGGAGATCGTCGTCCTGCTCGGGCTCTCCGGCTCGGGCAAGTCGACCCTGCTCCGGCACCTCGTCGGCCTCGAGACCCCGACCAGCGGCGTCCTCCGGGTGCTGGACCGGCCGGTGGCGGCGCTTCGCGGCAAGGAGCTGCGCGAGCTGCGCAGCCAGGTGGGCTTCGTGTTCCAGCAGTTCGAGCTCGTCCGGTCCCTGAGCGTGCTGGAGAACGTCCTGACCGGCGCGCTCGCCCGGATCACGGGCCCGCGCCTGGGGCTGCTGACGTACCGCCGCGCGCTCCGGCTGACGGCGTTGCAGCACCTCGATCGGGTCGGGCTGCTGGCCCAGGCCTACCAGCGGTCCGACACCCTCTCCGGCGGTCAGCAGCAGCGGGTCGCCATCGCGCGGGCGCTGATGCAGGACCCGAAGATCCTGCTGGCCGACGAGCCGGTCGCGTCCCTCGACCCGGACTCGAGCGCCCAGGTGATGGCGCTGATCCGGCAGATCGCAAGCGAGGCCGGGCTCACCGTCGTGTGCAGCCTGCACCAGGTCGACCTCGCGCTGAGCTGGGCCGACCGGATCGTCGGGCTGCGGGACGGGCGGGTCGTGCGGGACGCGCCGGCGGTCGACTACACGAAGGCGGGCGCGATGGAGATCTACGGCACGCCTCACGCGGCCGCGGCGCTCGGTCCGCTGGCCGCGGCGGCGCCGCGCGCAGTGTCCGCCCGGGACCGCTGATGGTGCTGATCGACGCCCCCGCCCCCGCCGGCGCTCCGAGCACGCCCGCGCAGCTGGTCCGCGCCCGACCGGTCGATCGCCGGCGGGCCGCCGCCGGGGTGGCGCTCGCGGGCCTGGCGGTCGCGGCGGTGTTCGCCCTGGTCCGGGTGGACATCTCGGTCTCGGCGATGTTGGGCAGCTGGTCGAACGCCACCCGCTTCGTGGGTCGCGTCGGCACGATCACCTTCCCGCCCGCGGGTGAGCTGGTCGGCCTGGTCGGCCTGACCCTCGGGCTCGTGATCTGCGGAACCGTCCTCGCCGCGGTGCTCTCGGTCCCGGTCGCGTACCTGGCCGCCGCGAACACGACGCCGGGGCCGTCGTGGCGGCTCCTCGGCCGTTTTCTCGGGGTGCTCGCCCGCGCGGTGCCCGACGTCGTCATGGCGATGGTCGCGGTGCTGGTCTTCTCGATCGGCGCCCTCCCGGGGATCGTGGCGATCGGCCTGCACTCGGTGGGGATGATCTCGAAGCTCTTCGCCGACGCCATCGAGCAGATCGACGAGGGTCCGCGGCTCGCGCTGCGCGCGGCCGGGGCCACCCGGACGCAGGAGTTCATCTCCGGGGTCCTCCCGCAGGTGCTGCCGTCCTGGGTGGCGACCGTGCTGCACCGCAACGACATCAACCTGCGGGGCTCGGTGATCCTCGGGTACGTGGGCGTCGTCGGGCTCGGCCTGGAGATGAAGTACGCGTTCAGCAGCCTGAACTACTCCCTCGGCCTGGGCATCGCCCTCGTCATGTTCGCGCTGTGCGTCGGCATGGAGATCATTTCGTCCGCGGCGCGCAAGGCGATGCTCGGTCACGCCGCGCCCTCGCGCCGCGTCCCTCGCTGGTGGCGGGGGCGCGCGCTTCCGGCGAGAACGGCGCCCCGCTCCGCGCAGGAGGCGCTGCATCGCCCGTGGGACCGGGAACGGGTGCGCAACGGCGCGGCCGGCTGGCTCGCCGTTGCCGTGGTGGCCGCGTCGGTCGCGGTCTGCGACATCCCCTGGCGTGAGCTCATCACGTCCTGGCAGCTCATCCCCGAGGTCGCGGCGAAGTTCTGGCCGCCCAGCTTCGGCAACTATCCGGCCGCCGTGATGGTCGGCGCGATGGCCGAGACCGTCGCGATCGCGTTCGCGGCCACCGGGCTGACCTTCGTGCTGTCCGTCCTCGTCGGGGCGCTCGCGGCACGGAACGTCGCGCCCACCGGGCTGGTGCGCGGCGTCGCGCGGTTCGTCCTGGTCTCCATCCGCGGGATCCCGGAGCTGATCCTCGCGGTCGTCTTGATCATCGTCACGGGGCTGGGTCCGCAGGCCGGCACGTTGGCTCTTGCCTTCTGCGGCATCGGCCTGCTGGGAAAGCTCATCGCCGACTCCTTCGAGGAGGTTGACGCCGGACCCGAGCGCGCGGTGACGACGGCCGGTGCGACCCGGCTGCAGGTCTTTGTCGCCGCGACCTTCCCGCAGGGCAGCCGGGCGCTGATCGGGCACACCTTCTACCTGCTGGACACCAACATCCGCGCGGCCACCATCCTCGGCATCGTCGGCGGCGGGGGCATCGGCTACTACGTGCTCAACGCCGGGCAGGGCTCGAACTACGACCAGGTGACGGCGATCGTGGCGATGATCCTCGTGGCGGTGCTGGTGGTCGAGGGTCTCTCGATGTGGATCCGTCGCGCGCTGGGCTAACCGCCGGGCTCGAGCGCGGGCGCTGCCTCCGTCGTTGTGCGGGTCTTGCCAGGAATCTCGGGCTTCCGGGCTTCCGGGCTTCCGGGCTTCCGGAGGCCGACAGCCGAAGTCGGTCATCTGTGCACAGGGCGGGTTGCGGGGTGGGGTGCGTGTGGGTGGTCCGTCCTAGTCTGTACACATGTTCGAACCGAGCGATGACGAGGTAACGGGGGCCCCGGCGGGGGCCGGGCCGGCGGTCGCGGGCGCCACCTCGGCGGCCGACACGGCGACGGTGACGGCGTTGCCGGTGTCGGTGGATGTGGCGTTCGGGGTGTTGCTCGGGCGGGTGTTTGCGGAGGCGGGGGCGGCGTTGGCGCAGGCCGCGGCCGCGGGGTCGTGCATCGCGGGGCCGATCGATCAGGTCGCGTTGTCCGCCGCGTTGATGGACCAGGCGCCCGGCTCGCCGCTGGTGGAGCTGCTTGAGGGCCTGTGCCCGTCGGATGTGCATGATGCGGTGTTGATCGAGGCGATCGCCGCCTGGGAACGCGTCACCTCGCTGGCTGCGGCGCGGCAGGGCGAGATGATCGCCGAGCTCGCCCGGCGCCGGGATGCGCAGCGTCTGGGTGAGTTCGTGGGTGATGAGGTCGCGTCGGTGCTGGTGATGTCCCGGTCGGTGGCGGAGGCGAAGGTCAGCCTCGGCACCTCGCTGCAGGTGTGGCCCGCGGTGCGCGAGGCGTTGGTGGCTGGGGTGATTGATCACCGCAAGGCCACCGCCCTGGTCGACGGGGTCGGGCACCTCGACGACGACGCCGCAGCGGCTGTCCTGGACGCGGTGCTGCCGGTCGCGGCGGGTTTGACGGTGCCGGCGTTGAAGGCGCGCCTGCGCAAGGTCGAGCTGACCGTGAACCCGGCCGCCGTCGCCGAGCGGCGCGCCCGCGACGCCGCGGACCGGTATGTGCGGGTCAGCCCGGCGCCGGGGGTGATGGCGTGGTTGACCGCGTACCTACCCGCCAAGGACGCGATGACGGTGTTCACCGCGATCGACGCCATCGCCGCGTCCGCGGACCCCGCCGACCCACGCGGTGTGGCGGCGCGGCGCGCGGACGCCCTGACCGACCTCTGCACCGACATCCTCACCACCGGCATCGCCCCCACCACCGCACTGCCCGGCACAGCGGGACCGGGTCCCGGGACAGCGGGTCAGGCCGGCGGGACTCCGAGGGCCGGCGGGGTCTTGAAGACCGAGCACGGGCGTCGCCCGCACCTGCAGGTGACCGCCGCGGCGACCACGTTGTTGGGGTTGGATGAGGTGCCCGGGGAGCTGGCCGGGTACGGGCCGATCCCCGCAGACCTGGTCCGGGCGATCGCGGCGGACGCGACGTGGCGGCGGATCTTCACCGACCCCGCCACCGGGTGCGTGACCGGGATCGGGCCGCGCGGGTACCGCCCCGGCGCCGACCTGACCGGAACCGTGCTGGCCCGGGATAAGACCTGCACGTTCGTGGGGTGCCGGATGCCCGCGTGGCGATGCGACCTGGACCACCGCGACCCCTACGACCACGACCACCCCGACCTCGGCGGGCAAACCTGCGAAGAGAACCTGCACTCGCTGTGCCGCCACCATCACCGGGCCAAGACCTACGGCGGCTGGCACCCCGACCTCGACACCTCCACCGGCGACACGTGGTGGACCTCACCGACCAAGCACCGCTACAAGCGACCCTCCGTCGACGTCAATCCCGAGCCGCCGCCACCCGATCGGCCCTGGTTGCACACGCCCCAGCCCGACGACCCACCCTTCTAGCAGTCGGCCCCTTGAGGTCCAGTCGGCCCTTAAGGTCCGAGTCGCAGTTCGGTGCAGCAGTCGGTTGGCGCGGCGA harbors:
- the phnC gene encoding phosphonate ABC transporter ATP-binding protein, with translation MELAGVSKSFGSTRALDDVSLTVAPGEIVVLLGLSGSGKSTLLRHLVGLETPTSGVLRVLDRPVAALRGKELRELRSQVGFVFQQFELVRSLSVLENVLTGALARITGPRLGLLTYRRALRLTALQHLDRVGLLAQAYQRSDTLSGGQQQRVAIARALMQDPKILLADEPVASLDPDSSAQVMALIRQIASEAGLTVVCSLHQVDLALSWADRIVGLRDGRVVRDAPAVDYTKAGAMEIYGTPHAAAALGPLAAAAPRAVSARDR
- the phnE gene encoding phosphonate ABC transporter, permease protein PhnE, which encodes MVLIDAPAPAGAPSTPAQLVRARPVDRRRAAAGVALAGLAVAAVFALVRVDISVSAMLGSWSNATRFVGRVGTITFPPAGELVGLVGLTLGLVICGTVLAAVLSVPVAYLAAANTTPGPSWRLLGRFLGVLARAVPDVVMAMVAVLVFSIGALPGIVAIGLHSVGMISKLFADAIEQIDEGPRLALRAAGATRTQEFISGVLPQVLPSWVATVLHRNDINLRGSVILGYVGVVGLGLEMKYAFSSLNYSLGLGIALVMFALCVGMEIISSAARKAMLGHAAPSRRVPRWWRGRALPARTAPRSAQEALHRPWDRERVRNGAAGWLAVAVVAASVAVCDIPWRELITSWQLIPEVAAKFWPPSFGNYPAAVMVGAMAETVAIAFAATGLTFVLSVLVGALAARNVAPTGLVRGVARFVLVSIRGIPELILAVVLIIVTGLGPQAGTLALAFCGIGLLGKLIADSFEEVDAGPERAVTTAGATRLQVFVAATFPQGSRALIGHTFYLLDTNIRAATILGIVGGGGIGYYVLNAGQGSNYDQVTAIVAMILVAVLVVEGLSMWIRRALG
- a CDS encoding HNH endonuclease signature motif containing protein, with protein sequence MFEPSDDEVTGAPAGAGPAVAGATSAADTATVTALPVSVDVAFGVLLGRVFAEAGAALAQAAAAGSCIAGPIDQVALSAALMDQAPGSPLVELLEGLCPSDVHDAVLIEAIAAWERVTSLAAARQGEMIAELARRRDAQRLGEFVGDEVASVLVMSRSVAEAKVSLGTSLQVWPAVREALVAGVIDHRKATALVDGVGHLDDDAAAAVLDAVLPVAAGLTVPALKARLRKVELTVNPAAVAERRARDAADRYVRVSPAPGVMAWLTAYLPAKDAMTVFTAIDAIAASADPADPRGVAARRADALTDLCTDILTTGIAPTTALPGTAGPGPGTAGQAGGTPRAGGVLKTEHGRRPHLQVTAAATTLLGLDEVPGELAGYGPIPADLVRAIAADATWRRIFTDPATGCVTGIGPRGYRPGADLTGTVLARDKTCTFVGCRMPAWRCDLDHRDPYDHDHPDLGGQTCEENLHSLCRHHHRAKTYGGWHPDLDTSTGDTWWTSPTKHRYKRPSVDVNPEPPPPDRPWLHTPQPDDPPF